The following are encoded together in the Gordonia insulae genome:
- a CDS encoding GNAT family N-acetyltransferase, with protein sequence MLKLLGDRPLGARDAPVVERVLATDPVAMCMVAARFESHGINPRLLGGELWTVDDPTSSLCFSGANLIPLLGSTGDMDGFADRAAAAPRVCSSIVGRAEMVLPFWDRIAPCWGPAREVRDNQPLMALTGAPAVTPDPLVRLVTLDDLDAYLPAAIDMFIGEVGVDPCAGDGGRSYRRRLASLISAQRVFARFDRGEVVFKAEIGSLSRRVGQIQGVWVSPDRRGEGLGAGGTAAIAAAIISYGRTPSLYVNSFNLPAREVYRQVGFSEVGTFTTVLVD encoded by the coding sequence CGCACGTGATGCACCCGTGGTCGAACGCGTGCTCGCGACCGATCCGGTCGCGATGTGCATGGTGGCGGCCAGATTCGAGTCGCACGGCATCAATCCGCGCCTACTGGGTGGCGAACTGTGGACGGTCGACGACCCGACCTCGTCGCTGTGCTTCTCCGGGGCCAACCTCATCCCGCTCCTCGGGTCGACCGGTGACATGGACGGGTTCGCCGATCGGGCGGCCGCCGCGCCCCGGGTCTGCTCGTCGATCGTGGGTCGCGCCGAGATGGTTCTGCCGTTCTGGGATCGGATCGCGCCGTGTTGGGGCCCGGCCCGCGAGGTGCGTGACAACCAGCCGCTGATGGCGTTGACCGGTGCACCCGCGGTGACCCCGGATCCCCTGGTCCGACTGGTCACCCTCGACGACCTCGACGCCTATCTCCCCGCCGCCATCGACATGTTCATCGGCGAGGTCGGAGTCGACCCATGCGCCGGCGACGGCGGACGGTCCTACCGCCGACGCCTCGCGTCGCTGATCTCCGCACAGCGCGTCTTCGCCCGTTTCGATCGTGGCGAGGTCGTGTTCAAGGCCGAGATCGGTTCGCTGTCACGCAGAGTCGGCCAGATCCAGGGCGTCTGGGTGTCCCCGGACCGCCGCGGAGAGGGACTCGGCGCCGGCGGGACCGCCGCCATCGCCGCCGCCATCATCAGCTACGGCCGTACCCCGAGCCTCTACGTCAACAGCTTCAACCTGCCGGCCCGTGAGGTCTACCGGCAGGTCGGGTTCAGCGAGGTCGGCACGTTCACGACGGTTCTCGTCGACTGA
- a CDS encoding heme ABC transporter ATP-binding protein — MAVATSGVVAEHITVALGGREVVHDVSLQVEPGSLLALVGPNGCGKSTLLSVLAGLRRPDHGSVRIDDRLVAKASSRDLARLRSFVTQHNRTDTPFTVAEVVEMGRFPWLRTPQAVDSPAIIDTAIRACDLTDITHRAFAQLSGGQQARVSIARALAQRAPVMLLDEPTAALDIHHQESVLDILRVARDDGAAVLLVVHDLSLAAAYADQVALMKDGRLLAHGPTRDVLTADLLSETYDHPVEIWDHPESGQPIIVPRRT, encoded by the coding sequence ATGGCGGTGGCCACATCCGGTGTCGTCGCCGAGCACATCACCGTCGCCCTCGGCGGCCGTGAGGTGGTCCACGACGTCTCACTCCAGGTCGAGCCCGGTTCACTGCTCGCCCTCGTCGGTCCCAACGGTTGCGGCAAATCCACTCTGCTCTCGGTGCTGGCCGGACTGCGGCGACCCGATCACGGGTCGGTCCGGATCGACGATCGACTGGTGGCCAAGGCCTCGTCCCGCGATCTGGCCAGGTTGCGTTCCTTTGTGACACAGCACAATCGGACCGACACCCCGTTCACGGTGGCCGAAGTGGTGGAGATGGGCCGATTCCCGTGGCTGCGCACCCCGCAGGCGGTCGACTCCCCCGCGATCATCGACACGGCCATCCGCGCCTGCGACCTGACCGACATCACCCACCGCGCCTTCGCCCAACTGTCCGGCGGGCAGCAGGCCCGGGTCTCGATCGCACGGGCGCTGGCCCAGCGTGCCCCCGTGATGCTGCTCGACGAACCGACCGCGGCCCTCGACATCCATCACCAGGAGTCGGTCCTCGACATCCTGCGCGTCGCCCGCGACGACGGCGCAGCGGTCTTACTGGTGGTGCACGACCTGTCACTGGCCGCCGCATACGCCGATCAGGTGGCGCTGATGAAGGACGGCAGACTGCTGGCGCACGGCCCGACACGAGACGTACTGACGGCTGATCTCCTCTCGGAGACCTACGACCATCCGGTGGAGATCTGGGATCACCCGGAGTCGGGACAGCCGATCATCGTGCCGCGCCGAACCTGA
- a CDS encoding FecCD family ABC transporter permease: protein MLVLLGLIIGTAALVVVSAGMGQVSVPPVEVLGSLAHHFHLDVGPLPSHPNGEGALWNVRFPRIVLGLLVGAALGAGGCLLQGVLANPLAEPGIIGVSSGAAVGACLMIVLGGGTANDWALAGAAFVFGLFTAASVYLLSLRDGATSAIMLVLTGIAVNAFALGIIAYLTFVASTAAREQIVFWQLGSLAGTTWDEVWVSAPLIIAAVAAALVLVHKIDLLALGEIQAASLGVNVEVVRRQVIVLVSILTAAAVAFAGIIMFVGLIVPHVLRLIVGPRHAILLPASVVGGALVITGADLAARTMLGDADLPLGMFTSLIGGPVFFILLRRSRHAGAGW, encoded by the coding sequence CTCGCCCACCACTTCCACCTCGACGTCGGACCGCTGCCGTCGCATCCGAACGGCGAGGGCGCCCTCTGGAACGTGCGGTTCCCACGGATCGTGCTCGGTCTGCTCGTCGGTGCCGCGCTCGGCGCCGGCGGTTGCCTGCTGCAGGGCGTGCTCGCCAATCCGTTGGCGGAGCCCGGCATCATCGGTGTCTCGTCGGGAGCCGCGGTCGGTGCATGCCTGATGATCGTGCTCGGTGGCGGGACCGCGAACGACTGGGCGTTGGCCGGTGCCGCATTCGTGTTCGGCCTGTTCACCGCGGCGTCGGTCTACCTGTTGTCGCTGCGCGACGGCGCGACGTCGGCGATCATGCTGGTGCTCACCGGTATCGCGGTGAACGCCTTCGCGCTCGGCATCATCGCCTACCTGACGTTCGTCGCATCGACGGCGGCCCGCGAGCAGATCGTGTTCTGGCAGTTGGGGTCGCTCGCCGGGACGACCTGGGACGAGGTGTGGGTGTCCGCCCCGCTGATCATCGCCGCCGTCGCGGCCGCCCTCGTCCTGGTCCACAAGATCGATCTGCTCGCGCTCGGCGAGATCCAGGCCGCGTCGCTCGGGGTGAACGTCGAGGTGGTGCGCCGGCAGGTGATCGTGCTGGTGTCGATACTGACCGCCGCGGCGGTCGCCTTCGCCGGGATCATCATGTTCGTCGGGCTGATCGTCCCGCATGTGCTGCGCCTGATCGTCGGTCCGCGCCATGCGATCCTGCTGCCGGCCAGCGTCGTCGGCGGCGCCCTGGTCATCACCGGTGCAGATCTCGCGGCCCGGACCATGCTCGGTGATGCGGATCTGCCACTGGGTATGTTCACGTCCCTGATCGGCGGCCCGGTGTTCTTCATCCTGCTGCGGCGCAGCCGTCACGCCGGAGCCGGGTGGTGA
- a CDS encoding penicillin-binding transpeptidase domain-containing protein, translating to MWQMRRRAISVTCVSMSAVVALGVAGCAGADDGPRQAVEQFLDAYGGGDAAAAAALTDNPTQARTDLDAAWEGLSAEKVSASTGKARITGDTADIDVTYRWGLPRGREWSYPARVRLIRSDAGWSVRWATTDIHPDLGANQRLSLRIVEAPRATVNEADGSQVMVNGSVVGINFDAAAAAASGSVADSVTQLVTTLKRFDPTLSAQKIAEESTASGSPYPIMRLSHRDFDQLRDQLAIPGVTHNEQAELVPKTPGFAPALLTEVKKVVDSEVDGRVGWRVVTVNPNGLDADVLADHDPEPAPAVSLSLSRQVQVAAQRAVDATNRFQIAMVVLQPSTGHILAVAQNKAADRQGPIATTGLYPPGSTFKMVTAAAAISRNLAHPQTMVPCPGEIEIGPRRIPNYDRFSLGTVPMLQAFASSCNTTFAKLASEMGPSDLAHTAAAMGIGQQYDIAGLDATSGSVPIAAELVARSEDGFGQGKVLVSPLGLALVAATVAHNGKAPVPQLILGKPTTVTGPQPTLDPAVVAELRPMMRAVVQQGTGTVIAGEGDVLGKTGEAEFDGGSHAWFAGYRGDLAFATLVVRGGDSNNAVGVTRDFFAGLPPGYYSGARS from the coding sequence ATGTGGCAGATGAGACGGCGTGCGATCAGCGTGACCTGTGTGTCGATGAGTGCTGTCGTGGCACTCGGGGTCGCCGGCTGCGCCGGCGCCGACGACGGTCCCCGACAGGCCGTCGAGCAATTCCTCGATGCCTACGGCGGTGGCGACGCGGCGGCTGCCGCCGCGCTCACCGACAACCCCACCCAGGCCCGCACCGACCTCGATGCCGCCTGGGAGGGTCTGTCCGCCGAGAAGGTGTCCGCGAGTACCGGAAAGGCGCGTATCACCGGCGACACCGCGGACATCGACGTGACCTACCGCTGGGGTCTACCGCGCGGCCGTGAGTGGAGTTACCCGGCCCGGGTCCGGCTCATCAGATCCGACGCCGGCTGGTCCGTCCGGTGGGCCACCACCGACATCCACCCCGATCTCGGTGCCAATCAACGACTCTCGCTCCGGATCGTCGAGGCGCCCCGAGCGACGGTCAACGAGGCCGACGGATCGCAGGTAATGGTCAACGGTTCGGTGGTCGGGATCAACTTCGACGCCGCGGCCGCCGCGGCGAGTGGGTCGGTCGCGGATTCGGTGACCCAGCTCGTCACCACGCTGAAGCGGTTCGATCCGACGTTGTCCGCACAGAAGATCGCCGAGGAGTCCACCGCGTCCGGCTCGCCGTATCCGATCATGCGGCTCTCGCATCGCGATTTCGATCAGCTCCGAGACCAGCTCGCCATCCCGGGTGTCACCCACAATGAGCAGGCCGAACTGGTGCCGAAGACGCCGGGTTTCGCGCCCGCGCTGCTGACCGAGGTCAAGAAGGTCGTCGACAGCGAGGTCGACGGTCGGGTGGGCTGGCGGGTGGTCACGGTCAACCCGAACGGTCTCGACGCCGACGTGCTCGCCGACCACGACCCGGAGCCCGCGCCTGCGGTGTCGTTGAGCCTGTCCCGGCAGGTGCAGGTCGCCGCGCAACGCGCGGTCGACGCGACCAACCGCTTCCAGATCGCGATGGTGGTGCTCCAGCCGTCGACCGGGCACATCCTCGCCGTCGCGCAGAACAAGGCGGCCGACCGGCAGGGCCCGATCGCGACCACCGGTCTCTATCCGCCCGGTTCGACGTTCAAGATGGTGACCGCGGCCGCGGCCATCAGCCGCAACCTCGCACACCCGCAGACGATGGTGCCGTGTCCCGGAGAGATCGAGATCGGGCCGCGGCGCATCCCGAACTACGATCGGTTCTCGCTCGGCACGGTGCCGATGCTCCAGGCGTTCGCGAGCTCGTGCAACACGACCTTCGCCAAGCTCGCCAGCGAGATGGGTCCGTCGGATCTCGCGCACACCGCCGCCGCGATGGGCATCGGCCAGCAGTACGACATCGCCGGGCTCGACGCGACATCCGGGTCGGTGCCGATCGCGGCGGAGCTCGTGGCACGCAGCGAGGACGGCTTCGGCCAGGGCAAGGTGCTGGTGAGTCCGCTCGGGCTGGCCCTGGTCGCCGCAACTGTCGCGCACAATGGCAAAGCGCCTGTGCCGCAGCTGATCCTGGGCAAGCCGACCACGGTCACCGGTCCGCAGCCGACGCTGGACCCGGCAGTGGTCGCCGAGTTGCGACCGATGATGCGCGCCGTCGTCCAGCAGGGCACCGGCACGGTGATCGCCGGGGAGGGCGACGTCCTGGGCAAGACCGGTGAGGCCGAGTTCGACGGTGGCTCGCACGCGTGGTTCGCGGGCTACCGCGGCGACCTGGCGTTCGCGACACTCGTGGTCCGCGGCGGCGACTCGAACAATGCGGTCGGGGTCACCCGTGACTTCTTCGCGGGACTGCCGCCCGGCTACTACTCCGGGGCACGGTCCTGA